TGAAGCTTTCGGTGAAGGAGATTCACTACCGGTACAAGTATTGTTAAAGAAAGATTCTCCAATTGTTAAAGAAGGAGATATCACTTATTTAGAAGCGATTTCACGAGACTTGGAGAAAGTAGAAGGAGTCAAGAGCGTTCGTACTGTTACACGACCAACGGGTGAATTGTTGGAAGATTTATATGTAGACCATCAGATCGGTTTAATGGCAGATGGTTTGAAGCAGGCGAATGACGGTATACATGAAATTCGCTTAGGATTAGCGACAGTACAATATAATTTACGCGACGCAGCGAATCAATTGCCTTCAGGCGGTGCTGGCGGTGGTAGCGGATTAATTCAAGCCGCAAATGGTATTGAGCAAATCAATGGCCAGCTGGCACAGATTTCTGGTGGCCTACAGCAAGGTCTCCCAGCCGCACAAGCAGCTGGAGGGTTGGATGCACTAGGTAACGAACTAAGTAAGATTGGTGATGGCATTGCAGGAGCTGGATCTCAAATCAACCAAAGTGGTTCGCAAATTGGCCAATTAAAAGGTGGTTTGAAGCAGCTAGGTAGTGGTGTGAAAGCTTCTAAGGACGGTTTAGCTGAAGTGACGACAGGACTTCAGGAAATTGCGGATATGCTCGATGATATGGCGGATACGAAAAGTGTGCGCGACACGGGTTTATTCATTCCAAAAGGGACGCTTGAAAATGAAGAGTTTACACCCGTTATCGATCGCTACACATTCAATGATGAAAAAGGGATTTTGATGGAAGTGATTTTGAAAGAGAACCCGTATTCACGTGAAGCGATTTCAACGGTACATGATATTAAAGATACGGTGAAGCGCTCGGTCATCGGTACGCCATTTGAAGATGCAGACTTAGCATTTAGTGGTATTTCGAGTATGAACTCGGACTTGAGTGATATTTCATCCGCGGACTTTACGCGTACTGTCACCATTATGTTAATAGGGTTATTCATTGTTCTTTTCGTCTTATTCCGTTCAGCTATCATGCCATTGTATATGATCGGTTCACTATTGCTGACATATTACACAGCGATATCTATTACGGAATTGATCTTCGTCAATGGTCTTGGGTATGACGGAGTCAGTTGGGCTGTTCCGTTCTTCGGATTTATTATGCTCATTGCACTTGGTGTAGATTACTCCATCTTCTTACTCGATCGTTTCCGCGAGGAGAGTATTGGGGGTATGAAAATCAAGGAAGCCTTGATGTATTCTATGGCGAAGATGGGTACGGTCATTATTACGGCAGCTATCATTTTGGCAGGGACATTCGGTGCGATGATGCCTTCAGGCGTCTTGAGCCTTATGCAAATTGCGACGATTGTTATTTCGGGATTACTACTCTATGGTTTAATTATTTTACCATTGTTAATTCCGGCTGTTACGGTTTCATTTGGACGCGGAGTTTGGTGGCCGTTTAGAGGATAAAAGAGAAGGTGCTCAGCTATTGACTGAGCACCTTTTTTGTCTATGTTTATAGAGCTAAGTTTACAGGGTAAAGAAGTAAAAAGAATAGATAGGAGATCGCTCATGATGAAGTTACATACGGGGTCATTATATTGGGAGTCGACTTTTACAACAGAAGGTTTTGCGAGAGTGTGTCGTCAAGATGTATATGATGTCGCCATAGTAGGTGGCGGGATGTCTGGCGCATTGACTTCCTATGTATTAGCGAATGAAGGCTATTCGATCGCGTTGATTGAACAAGAAGAAGTGGGAGGGGGTAGTACCTCTGCAAATACGGGTCTACTGCAGTTCTCTAATGATATTATGCTACATGAATTGATCGAACAAATTGGTGAAAAGAAGGCTGTGGAATTTTATCAGTCATGTAAAGAAGCAATGGAGAATTTGCAAGACGTTGCGAAACATGCACCGTTCGATGTCCAATTTCATACACGCAAAAGTTTATATTATGCTAGCACAGAAGAAGACGTTGCCAGATTACGCAAGGAGTTTGAAACGCTACGAAAATACCATTTTCCGGTAGAGTTTTGGGAATCTGAGGATATTGAAGCACACTTCCCGTTTTCACAACCTGCTGCCATCGTGACGGCAGGAGATGCAGAAGTGAATCCTTTACGCTTGTGTATGGGAGCGATTCATTATGCATATGAGAAGGGAATGGACGTATTTGAACATACGGAAGTGCTTGAGATTCAAAATGCAGAGGAACAAGTTCTCATCAAAACGACGAATGGAGAATTTCAGGCAAAGTCGGTCGTTGTTACTACGGGTTATGCACCGACTCTTGATACGAAGATTCCTCAAAAAGATTTGAAAGTTACCTACGCAATCGCCACACAGCCAATAGACGATTTGTCATTCTGGCATGAACGGATGATGATTTGGGAAACGAAACGACCGTATTTGTATATGCGTTTGACGGATGAAAATCGTATCGTAGCGGGTGGTTTAGATCAGGATATGGATTCATTACCGAGATCACAAAAAGAAAACGAAAAGAAATTCGATCAATTAAAGCAGGAGTTGCAAGAGCTGTTTCCTGATCAGAAGCTAGATTTTGAGTATGAGTGGACGGCACTATTTGGTGAATCGACAGATGAACTACCAGTCATCGGGCGCCATCCATTGGAACCACATATTTACTATCTAATTGGACTTGGCGGCAACGGAACGGTCTATAGTATGTTGGGTGCGTATTTACTACGTGATGAATTGGCGGGGAAGTCGAATCCTAATGAACCTATATTGGAAATAGATCGATAAAAAAAGCAACTGGAGAAAAAGTTCTTCAGTTGCTTTGATGCATGTATTCACATGGGAAATACTATGTCGCTAGATTAGTTAACTTAGAATGTGATAACACCCATAGCCATAGTAATTAGGAATAATACGATACTGAATCCCCACATAATAAGGAATGAGTAGCGGATATGTTTGCCCATTTCCAAACCTGCAAGCCCTAATGCAAGCCATAGTGCAGGGGAGAAGGGGCTGACGAATGTACCGATAATGTTCCCGACGATTAATGCATACGCGATGGAAACTGATGGAACACCGAAGCCAGAGACGACTTGTTCTACAATCGGCAGTAATGCGAAATAATACGCATCTGTACTGAGCAATAGATCAAACGGTACGCCGAAGAGGCCGATGATGATATGCAAATACGGCACAATGAGTGCCGGCAGTACTTTTACTAAATCTGTTGCTATAGAATCTAGCATGTTGGCACCGTTTAAAATACCTAGGAATGAACCGGCTGCTAGAATGATCGCCGCCATTAGTAAGGCATTCGGCGCATGCGCTTTAATACGATCCATTTGTTCATTCACGGAGCGATAGTTTAATGGAAGCGCGACACTGAATCCAACCATGAAGATAAAGCCTGTCGGTACTTTTCCCCAAACGAGTAATCCGACGACGCTGACGGCAATAATCACGTTGATCCAAAGCATTTTGGGACGAAGAAGGAGACTGCCATCAGAGTCTACTTTTTGCTCTACCTCTTCTATCTCATCCACGTCATCGTCAAAAGCTCCACTAGCCACTTTCTTAGCGATAATTCGCTTTTCGCGTAATCCCAGAATGAAAGCAAATGTAATTAAAAGTAGTATCCCGACGATTTGGATTTTGATAAGTGGCCGCCACAATTCCGTGACGTCGACACCAAGCACAGCTGCAGCTCGCCCGAGAGGTCCGCCCCATGGAACCATATTTACGATACTTGCCGAGATCCCGACAAGAAGTAGCAGTAAATAAGGATTCATTTTCAATCTTTTATAAAGTGGTAAAAGCGCAGGGATTGTAATTAAGAATGTGGATGCCCCTGAGCCATCTAACTGTGCAATAGCCGCGATTACTACTGTGGACATGGCGACAGCCACTACATTTCCTCGTGAGATTTTAATCATTGTATTAATTAATGGGTTGAAGACCCCTGCATCTTGCATAACACCAAAGAACAGAATAGCAAAGATGAACATAATGACGACGCTGATAACAGATTCAATTCCACTGTTGAAGAACTCCCCAATTTCCTTGAAGTTGAAGCCGGCAAAAAATGCTCCGAAGATAGGAACGATGACCAAACCGACGATAGGTGTAATCCGGCCGCTGATCAGTAATGCCACGATAATGAAAATAGTCAATAATCCAATAATACTTAACATAGCGATTTCCCTCCAATGAATAAAATGGTGAAAGAGAGATGTAAGCGGATACAAATAGATGTAATCACGTAAATTCTCTTATGCTGTCCATAATGTATCATGTCGAAAAGTCGCGAAAAAGCTTGTGATCATAAGGCGGATAGAGTTTTTATTGTGCATTTTGTTCATATTATTCACGCGGAAGCATTTAGAGTTTGATATACGTGCGTTCAGGTCTCCCGACATCTCCATAGTGCAATTGGGCTTTTACTTTTTCTACTAATACAAGGTATTCCAAATAGCGTCGTGCGGTAGAGCGGCTGACGCCAGCTGCTTCACCGGCATGAGCGGCGGTTAATCCTCCCGTCGTACATTGTAAGATTACGTTTTCAATGCGTTCAAGTGTTAGACGATCTATACCTTTTGGCAAACCATCAGCTGAAAGGGAAAGGGCTGGTTGTATCTCTGTACCGAATAATATACGGTCAAGATCTTCTTGGGACAGTTCGGTTTTTGAAGAGAGCAATATTTTACTAGAACGGTACCGTCTGAATGCTTTCGCAAACCTCTCTGGTTCAACGGGTTTGATTAAATAATCCAACACACCTCCCTGGAGTGCTTCTTCTACAGTTTCTGCCTCTTTCGCAGCTGTTAACAACATAATATCAATGGTGGGGAATTCCCTCCGCAGACCCCAAAATAAGTCCAGTCCCG
This window of the Sporosarcina ureae genome carries:
- a CDS encoding MMPL family transporter codes for the protein MKTILKLKWPIAIGIVVLTAVLFMLAPDLAKQAEKAGSFQLLESADSQKAAKMLEDAGEADETISLVYDLNEPADQAKKQEISKTAKEIKGASKIVTDVLDPFESAEMEDQLVSEDQKMVLLPITVDGTDDQIIQLAEKIEKDIVSTEDKVYMTGEAIINHDVNESAQEGLKKTEIITVVLIFALLLIVFRSIVTPFVPLVAVGITYLLSQSFVAFFIDWFGFPVSNYTQIFLVAILFGLGTDYCILLLSRYKEELLAGHEVEEAIINTYKTAGRTLFISALAVFIGFAAIGFADFPIFKSAVAVAVGIAVLMLVLFTVVPLLMSILKDKLFWPAKSAASHKDSKLWIAFSKLSVMRPLLSMSIVAIITIPLLLTYDNDLSFNTVDEIDGSKESVKGLNLISEAFGEGDSLPVQVLLKKDSPIVKEGDITYLEAISRDLEKVEGVKSVRTVTRPTGELLEDLYVDHQIGLMADGLKQANDGIHEIRLGLATVQYNLRDAANQLPSGGAGGGSGLIQAANGIEQINGQLAQISGGLQQGLPAAQAAGGLDALGNELSKIGDGIAGAGSQINQSGSQIGQLKGGLKQLGSGVKASKDGLAEVTTGLQEIADMLDDMADTKSVRDTGLFIPKGTLENEEFTPVIDRYTFNDEKGILMEVILKENPYSREAISTVHDIKDTVKRSVIGTPFEDADLAFSGISSMNSDLSDISSADFTRTVTIMLIGLFIVLFVLFRSAIMPLYMIGSLLLTYYTAISITELIFVNGLGYDGVSWAVPFFGFIMLIALGVDYSIFLLDRFREESIGGMKIKEALMYSMAKMGTVIITAAIILAGTFGAMMPSGVLSLMQIATIVISGLLLYGLIILPLLIPAVTVSFGRGVWWPFRG
- a CDS encoding NAD(P)/FAD-dependent oxidoreductase gives rise to the protein MMKLHTGSLYWESTFTTEGFARVCRQDVYDVAIVGGGMSGALTSYVLANEGYSIALIEQEEVGGGSTSANTGLLQFSNDIMLHELIEQIGEKKAVEFYQSCKEAMENLQDVAKHAPFDVQFHTRKSLYYASTEEDVARLRKEFETLRKYHFPVEFWESEDIEAHFPFSQPAAIVTAGDAEVNPLRLCMGAIHYAYEKGMDVFEHTEVLEIQNAEEQVLIKTTNGEFQAKSVVVTTGYAPTLDTKIPQKDLKVTYAIATQPIDDLSFWHERMMIWETKRPYLYMRLTDENRIVAGGLDQDMDSLPRSQKENEKKFDQLKQELQELFPDQKLDFEYEWTALFGESTDELPVIGRHPLEPHIYYLIGLGGNGTVYSMLGAYLLRDELAGKSNPNEPILEIDR
- a CDS encoding CitMHS family transporter; this translates as MLSIIGLLTIFIIVALLISGRITPIVGLVIVPIFGAFFAGFNFKEIGEFFNSGIESVISVVIMFIFAILFFGVMQDAGVFNPLINTMIKISRGNVVAVAMSTVVIAAIAQLDGSGASTFLITIPALLPLYKRLKMNPYLLLLLVGISASIVNMVPWGGPLGRAAAVLGVDVTELWRPLIKIQIVGILLLITFAFILGLREKRIIAKKVASGAFDDDVDEIEEVEQKVDSDGSLLLRPKMLWINVIIAVSVVGLLVWGKVPTGFIFMVGFSVALPLNYRSVNEQMDRIKAHAPNALLMAAIILAAGSFLGILNGANMLDSIATDLVKVLPALIVPYLHIIIGLFGVPFDLLLSTDAYYFALLPIVEQVVSGFGVPSVSIAYALIVGNIIGTFVSPFSPALWLALGLAGLEMGKHIRYSFLIMWGFSIVLFLITMAMGVITF
- a CDS encoding response regulator, with amino-acid sequence MISTIRVVIVEDDFRVAKINRQLIEQIAGYEVVSEQRTASETLAYLQQLKVLPNLILLDVYIPDSPGLDLFWGLRREFPTIDIMLLTAAKEAETVEEALQGGVLDYLIKPVEPERFAKAFRRYRSSKILLSSKTELSQEDLDRILFGTEIQPALSLSADGLPKGIDRLTLERIENVILQCTTGGLTAAHAGEAAGVSRSTARRYLEYLVLVEKVKAQLHYGDVGRPERTYIKL